TCTTATAAAAAACAATCCAATACCCAATATAAAAAATATAGATACTACAAAAAGAACAGGATCTATTCCCAATTCTACCGATTGAACACCGGTTAATACAAGGGTTTTTTGCCTCATTCTAAAGGTATATATACCATATGCCGATATGGCAAGTAGCACTATATCTATATAATAACGCTGCCAGATAGGTTTTCTATCTGTTCTTGTTATCTGCCTCTTGTGCTGTACTATACCTTCCCCTCCACTTAAAACTACTGGTATGAGCATTGCCATCATAGCAAAAATCCCAGCTCCAATGGCATATAGATAATACCTAGGCTTTATCACTACCGGAAGTGCTACCCTATCAACAAACTCTAGAAAGCCATTTGCCGATCCTAATATCTGACATATTCCAAATCCTATGGGAGGTCCTATAATAATGGCAATACTGGCTAATATAGCACTCTCCATGAAATAGGCTAAAAATACATGTTTGCTCCCTGCCCCCCTACTTTGCATCACCGCTATCTCATTTCTGTCATGGTCTACAACCAATTTTGATATCATGGATAAATAAAAGGTAAGCATTAGTATGATAGGTACATCCAATATCCATAGGGATACCTTGAGTTTTTTTGCCCTATTATAGTATTCATCTATTATCGAGATAGCCGGAAACTTGATGCTTATTGCCCTATTGGAAGCAAACCATTCCTTTTCACTTTTGTATGCATTTAATATTTTAGATAAGTCCTCTATGCTTATTGCATGATAATCCAATGCAAAATACCATTGGGACTCCTTAAGCATAACTTGCATATCTGCATTTTCTACAAAATCCTTATAGAATATGGCATAATCCATTATAAAGCTTTCCTTATACGGCAATATACCCTGAAACCAATAACCATCTCCCATATCCTTTATATTAAATACACCTACTACCTTAATTCTGAAAGGAACATCCTCCTTACCCACTATACTTTTTATAGTATATACCTCATCTAGTAACAAATCCATGGCTTTAAAGGCTTCCTGGCTTACCATCACCTCATATACACCATTTTTCACCTCATTTGAAGGATATTTACCATGAATGATGTCTACATGGGACTCCATATTGGAGACTGACTCTAATTTAAAAAAACGTTTTTTGGGTTTTGCTTCCCGTTCCACCTCTGGCAAAGCATATATATAGTCAACTGTAAATTTATTATATGAGCTTAAATAGGGTATCCCCATCTCTTCTTTAACATGTGCATTTATTCTTTCATCATGCTCTAAGTACTTGCTACGCCAATTCTCTCCTCCATATGGTATCTTTACATGATAGGTACCGGGGTAACCCTTTGTATCTACTTGATAATTTTCCAGATCTTTTGTAAGCATACGCTGTAACACACCATCTGTATACATTGGTATACTGCTTATCATCCCAACTGCCAGCATAAACCCGATTAAAAGGCATAGAACCATCCATTTATTGCTGGCCATTTTCCTAAATATAAAACGCAGCAATTTAATGCCCCCTATTCTACTATAACTTTTTTGCCTTCATCTATGCCCTTCTTTATCTCTACCTCTGTAGCAGTTTCTATACCTATTTCAACATCCTGTTCCCTCTTTATGCCATCCTCCAGTACATTCACAAACCTCCGACCCATATAATTATGTACCGCATTTCTAGGAAGCACTATTACATCCTCCCGCCTATCTAAGACCAAATTTATTTCAGCTGAATCCCCAGGTTTTATGTCATTTGGTAATTTATCTACACTTATCCTTACCACATTCTTTAGATGATCATCAGCACCTAATGGCAAATTGGCAGGAGTCATAACCACTTCACCTACAAAATTATTACCTTTTACCTTTAAATCCACCTTCATACCTGGCTTAAATTCGGATAGATCATTTCCACTGTACTCAAGAAGCAAATTTTGAGGATCTGCTATGCTCATTATACTTTGATAAGCTTCCACAAAATCTCCAATAGATAACTTATTGTCCATATATACAATCTTGCCATCTATTGATGCATACAATTTTGCTTCATCCAGCTCCCGCCTCAAGTCTTCAAGACGCAACTGTTCTAGCTCCAAGTCAAGCATAGCTGCTTCCTGTGTATACTTATCCTCCCCTTCCTTTGTCTTCTTATATATAATATCTGCCTTTTTAACCATAATTTCCTGCTGTTTTATCCTGCTCTCCAGATTATCCGTTTCTAATTCTGCCAAAATATCGCCTTTTTTTACTTCATCTCCCGCTTTTATATATATCTTTTTAATTCGCCCGCCCCCATGGCTAAAAAATACATTATTTTGTTCTGCTGAGATAAAAGTAGCGGAACCTGTTATCCTCCGCTCAATATCATTACGCTTTGCCTCAATAGTTTCATATGTTATTTCTTCAGGTTCACTGAGAGGCGGATTAAGAATAGGCTCCTCCTTTGGCATAAGATAGCATCCACTTAACGTAAAAGCCATAGTAAATACCAAAATCCCAAAGGCAATTACATCCTTTGATTTATGCATTTTTCATCCCCCTATTATTTTTACTCTAAACTTTCCATCAATAAAATCAATGGATTTCTTGGGAGCATTACTTGTCTGAAACTGCCTTAAATACATAAATAATATGCTGTGAATGAACAATGGCTAAAATATGTAGAAATAAAACAATCTATAAATGTTAACACTTTTATATGGAAGCAGGGTGCCTTATTAGACACCCTGCTATTCCTTTATGTTGATTATCTATTGCTGAAAACCTTTTTACCTTGCACAATAGTCTCTACCACGGATAAATTCCTATCTAATAAGACAATGTCTGCATCATATCCCCTGTCTATAAGGCCCTTATGATCATCTACTCCTATTATGCTGGCAGGAGTATGGGTAAGCATGGTAAGTACGTCCTCTAGAGATACTCCTATGTCCACCATATTGACAAGTGCCTTATCTAAAGTAAGCACGCTACCTGCAAGATTACCTTCCTTAATCCTTGCTGCTCCATCCTTTACAAATACCTTCTGTCCTCCTAATGTATATTCTCCGTCACCCAATCCTGCAGCAGGCATAGCATCTGTAATAAGGGCTATTTTTTGAGCACCTTTTACCCTATAGGCAAGCCTTAATGCAGCAGGATGTACATGAATAAGATCTGAAATAAGTTCTAGTGTAACATCATCATTATCGAGGATAGCACCTACTGCCCCTGGTTCCCTGTGATTCAAACCTGTCATTGCATTGTAGAAATGGGTGGAATGGTGTATCCCCCATGAAAAGGCTTCCATACATCGGCTATAAGTGCAATTTGTATGACCTACTGAAATACTTACATGTCTATCTACTAGATAGTCAACCAGTTCTTTAACACCCTCCATCTCCGGTGCTATGGTTATATGTTTTACTATATCCTCATGGGAGCCTACCAACTCTTTGTATGTCTTTACACTGGGCTTTAGTATATGTTCCTCTTCCTGTGCACCTTTTTTCAATGGATTCAAAAATGGTCCCTCAAGGTGAACACCCATTATCTCAGCACCTTTAATATCCTTTTTCATAGCCTTTGCAATGGCATCCATTGTCCTTTGTGTATTTGACATTGAAGTAGTCATATTAGTTGGCAAAAATGAAGTAGTACCATGCTGAGATACAAATTTCGCCATGGTCTCTATAGCCTCCATTGTACCATCTGCAACATCATGCCTTAAAGCACCATGGATATGTATATCTATAAAGCCGGGACATACATATAATCCCTTCGCATCTATAACCTCACCATCTGTACATTCACCAGATGGAACTATGTCATGAATCTTATTATTTTCAACAAGCACATCATAACCACACAACCACTTACCATCTTTAAATACCTTGCCACCAGTAATGATTAACATATCCCTCACCTCATACCCTTTCTTTTTTATATACCGTAATATAATTTACAAAAAAATGAGCACTTCTACCTACTATTGTACATCAAGGATGCACAACAACATTTTACTTAATAATATCATTTTTCTTACTATCAATCAATATTTTTGAATATTCCCTTCAATTTATAATCGTGCTTTTAGGTTTAAAAAATGGGAAAAGAAGATTTAATTTAAAAGGTCTTCTTTTCCCATTTTCTTAAAGCTCAAACTTTCAATAGTATTATATAATTATACTAAAAATCTATTTATCTATAGAAGGCATGCTGACCGATTTTAGCCACATATGTTTTATTGTTCACTATCCATTTGCCCTCAGCCTTTGCAGGATTAAAGAAATACAAAGCATCTCCCACAGGCCTTGAACCATTATATGCATCCTGTGCTGCCCTTATACTCTCACTGTTAGGTGTATTATATATACTTCCGTCGGCCACAGGGCTAAATTGGGGAATTCCTCCATAATATTCAAAAACTACATTATATATAGTGTTAGGAAAGGCAGAAGATTTCACCCTATTTAATATTACATTACCAACAGCTACCTTGCCTACATAGCTTTCACCGCAGGCCTCGGCATGTATTATCCTAGATAACCAGTATATATCCGGACTTGATCTATCTGTAGAAGCCCTATTTGTAGTATTAGTTTTATTATTATACAATTTCGCCGAGGTGTTCGGTCCTACAATACCATCTGCCGCCAAACCATTTGCTCTTTGAAAGTCTATAACTGCCTGTCTAGTTATGGGACCATAGTACCCGGTCACCTTATAATATTTATAATATCCTAGATCTTTTAATCTCTGCTGTACTCTGGAAACATCATCTCCACG
The Xylanivirga thermophila genome window above contains:
- a CDS encoding ABC transporter permease, with protein sequence MLRFIFRKMASNKWMVLCLLIGFMLAVGMISSIPMYTDGVLQRMLTKDLENYQVDTKGYPGTYHVKIPYGGENWRSKYLEHDERINAHVKEEMGIPYLSSYNKFTVDYIYALPEVEREAKPKKRFFKLESVSNMESHVDIIHGKYPSNEVKNGVYEVMVSQEAFKAMDLLLDEVYTIKSIVGKEDVPFRIKVVGVFNIKDMGDGYWFQGILPYKESFIMDYAIFYKDFVENADMQVMLKESQWYFALDYHAISIEDLSKILNAYKSEKEWFASNRAISIKFPAISIIDEYYNRAKKLKVSLWILDVPIILMLTFYLSMISKLVVDHDRNEIAVMQSRGAGSKHVFLAYFMESAILASIAIIIGPPIGFGICQILGSANGFLEFVDRVALPVVIKPRYYLYAIGAGIFAMMAMLIPVVLSGGEGIVQHKRQITRTDRKPIWQRYYIDIVLLAISAYGIYTFRMRQKTLVLTGVQSVELGIDPVLFVVSIFFILGIGLFFIRLYPYIIRLIFWLGKKRWSSAIYASFVQIGRSRGQNQFLMIFLMLALSVGLFSANAARTVNANMEERIRYEIGADITIKGDWQTMDVPSSGMNMDENASVSDIDSKPALKYIEPPFEPYTKLSDVELVTKVFRTTNGTVQLSDKWLQNVYIMGIVPHEFGKVSWFRGDLLKPYHWYQYLNLLSKAPKAFLISSNMGEDYNIKQGDNITIKWGDQDYLDGVVYGRVDYWPTYNPNIIKGEKQGKNYLVVANLAYIQAKTSIEPYEVWLKKSEGANSQKIYDEIKENKISVLKLTDASQQIIMGKNDPMLQGMNGALTLGFVISMLISAIGFLIYWILSIQKRTLQFGVLRAMGMPKNSVLGMLIWEQIMTSGISVIVGIVIGGMASELFVPFLQLAHGAAEQVPPFKVLALRKDYIKVYLVMGIMLTLSFLTLAWFISHIKIHQALKLGED
- a CDS encoding efflux RND transporter periplasmic adaptor subunit — translated: MHKSKDVIAFGILVFTMAFTLSGCYLMPKEEPILNPPLSEPEEITYETIEAKRNDIERRITGSATFISAEQNNVFFSHGGGRIKKIYIKAGDEVKKGDILAELETDNLESRIKQQEIMVKKADIIYKKTKEGEDKYTQEAAMLDLELEQLRLEDLRRELDEAKLYASIDGKIVYMDNKLSIGDFVEAYQSIMSIADPQNLLLEYSGNDLSEFKPGMKVDLKVKGNNFVGEVVMTPANLPLGADDHLKNVVRISVDKLPNDIKPGDSAEINLVLDRREDVIVLPRNAVHNYMGRRFVNVLEDGIKREQDVEIGIETATEVEIKKGIDEGKKVIVE
- the nagA gene encoding N-acetylglucosamine-6-phosphate deacetylase; protein product: MLIITGGKVFKDGKWLCGYDVLVENNKIHDIVPSGECTDGEVIDAKGLYVCPGFIDIHIHGALRHDVADGTMEAIETMAKFVSQHGTTSFLPTNMTTSMSNTQRTMDAIAKAMKKDIKGAEIMGVHLEGPFLNPLKKGAQEEEHILKPSVKTYKELVGSHEDIVKHITIAPEMEGVKELVDYLVDRHVSISVGHTNCTYSRCMEAFSWGIHHSTHFYNAMTGLNHREPGAVGAILDNDDVTLELISDLIHVHPAALRLAYRVKGAQKIALITDAMPAAGLGDGEYTLGGQKVFVKDGAARIKEGNLAGSVLTLDKALVNMVDIGVSLEDVLTMLTHTPASIIGVDDHKGLIDRGYDADIVLLDRNLSVVETIVQGKKVFSNR
- a CDS encoding cell wall hydrolase, which translates into the protein MQGSRKRMIMIMLVITIVFMSAMPALAADRLLKVGVRGDDVSRVQQRLKDLGYYKYYKVTGYYGPITRQAVIDFQRANGLAADGIVGPNTSAKLYNNKTNTTNRASTDRSSPDIYWLSRIIHAEACGESYVGKVAVGNVILNRVKSSAFPNTIYNVVFEYYGGIPQFSPVADGSIYNTPNSESIRAAQDAYNGSRPVGDALYFFNPAKAEGKWIVNNKTYVAKIGQHAFYR